Genomic segment of Prochlorococcus marinus CUG1417:
AATCGATACTTCTGGTGAATTAACTGGAGTTGGTATCCAAATAGTTAAAGATGAAGAATCTGATGATTTAATAATTATTTCTCCTATAGAGGGTACACCTGCATTTGATGCTGGAATTAAAGCTAAAGATAAAATATTATCTATAGATGATATTTCTACTGAAGGTATGAATATAGAGGAGGCTGTGAAATTAATAAGAGGACAAAAAGGCACTAAAGTTAAGCTTGAAATTCTTAGAGGTTCTAGATCCTTTTTTAAGATTTTATCTAGAGAAAAGATTGAGATAAAATCTGTATCTAGTAAAGTCAATCAAACCAAAAACGGCCTATTAATTGGCTATGTAAGAATTAAACAATTTAATGCAAATGCATCAAAAGAGACGAGAGATGCTATTAAGGATCTAGAAACAAAAAAAGTTTCAGGATATGTTCTTGACTTGAGAAGTAATCCTGGAGGTTTATTAGAATCAAGCATTGATATCTCAAGGCACTTCATTAACGAAGGCGTAATAGTAAGTACAGTAAGTAAAGATGGTTTAAAAGAAACAAAAAGAGGTAACGGTCAAGCTCTTACAAAAAAACCCTTAATTGTCTTAGTTAATGAGGGTTCTGCTAGTGCTAGTGAAATAGTTTCTGGTGCAATAAAAGATAACAAAAGAGGAAAATTAGTTGGCAAGAAAACGTTTGGTAAAGGTTTAGTTCAATCTATGAGAACATTAGTTGATGGTTCAGGGTTAACTGTTACAGTCGCTAAGTATTTAACTCCTAATGGCACTGACATAAACAAATTTGGAATTATTCCCGATATAGAAGTAAAAATGAATATCAACCCTATTCTCCAAAGAGAGATTGGAACTAGAAAAGATAAACAATATAGAGCTGGTGAAAAAGAGCTAATAAATATAATTAATAGAAAGAAAAAGATAAGTGAATTTAAACCTAATACTAAAAACCTTAATGCATTCCTAAAAATCAATAATAAAGGTCAGGTATTTGCTTTTAATTAATTACTCATATCCAGCATTCTCTTTATTGGTACGTAGGCTTTTCTTATTATTTCTGGGTCAAGTTCGATAGACGGGGAATTATTTTTCAAACAATCAAGAATTTTTTCTAAAGTATTTAATTTCATATATGGACACTCGTTACATTTACAACCTTCAATATCTGGGACTTCAATAAAAATTTTGTTAGGTTCTTTCTTCTTCATTTGATGTATTATTCCAGGTTCAGTTAATACCATGTAAGTTTTAGATGGATCTTTACTGACGAAATCAAGTAGTTTACTCGTTGATCCAATAAAGTCTGAGAGAATTAGTAAATTTTGACTACATTCAGGATGAGCAATGACTTTAGATCCTGGATTTTGATATTTTAATTTTAGAAGTGCTTCTTCACTAAATGATTCATGAACAATGCAGCTGCCAGGCCATAATTTAAGATCTCTTCCTGAATTCTTTTGCACCCATCTCCCAAGGTTCTGATCTGGAGCAAAAATTATTTTTTTATCTTCAGGTATTTTTTTTACTAATGAGACTGCATTACTGCTTGTACATATCAGATCACTTTGCGCTTTTACTTCTGCAGTACAATTTATATAACTTACGACATAGTGATCTGGATTTTCTTCCCTAAATTTTTGAAATTTATCTGAGGGACAATCGTCTGCTAATGAGCATCCTGCTTCAATATCAGGTAAAAGGACTGTTTTATTAGGGCTAAGTATTTTTGCGGTTTCGGCCATAAAGTGAACTCCGCAAAAAATTATTATATCTGCATCATTATTGGCAGCTTTCCTAGATAGATCTAATGAATCTCCAATGAAATCTGCAATTTCCTGAATCTCTGGAGCTTGATAATAGTGCGCAAGAATAATGGCATTCGCCTTTTTGCAAAGCTCCTTTATTTCAGAAATCAAATCCTCTTCGTTTTGAACTGATTTCTGTTTTGCAGTAGAAGTTATACTGGTCAGGATTTAGAATATCTCTAAATAGATTATATGCCTTTAAACAGAAAAAATTCTGACAAATTTAAAAATTGCTATTGTTGGTGACTGTCATGGTCAATGGTCTGAATTAGACTTGAGAGTTTTATCGATTATTAAACCAAATATTGTTTTATTTGTTGGTGATATTTCTGATGGGAGTGTCAAAATAATTAAAAAAATAAATGAGATCAAAATTCCTACTTTTGTAATTTTAGGAAATCATGATAGAGGGAAGGATTCTACAGGCGAAACTCTCTCCAAGCAGATACGTGTTCTTGGTGGAAAATATTGTGCATGGGATTTGAAAGTTTTTAATAATCAAATAAATTTATTGTCTGCGAGACCATGTAGTTCTGGAGGAGGTTATTATCTTTCAAAAGAAGTAAAAGGCGTTTATGGACCGGTAACCGAACAAGATTCAATAAATAAAATTATCAAATGTTCGGAAAATACTGTTGAAGATATACCTTTAATAATTATGTCGCATGCTGGCCCTTCGGGTTTAGGCTCGGAACCTAAAAGCATTTGTGGGAAAGACTGGAAATTACCCTCTTTAGATTGGGGAGACAGAGATTTATCTGTGGCTATTTCTCAAATACAAAAAAGAAGAAAAATTGATCTTGTAATTTTTGGTCATATGCACAATAGGCTTAAAAGAAATCTTGGTTTAAGAGAGATGTTTAAAATTGATAGCAAAGGAACAATTTATTTCAACACGGCTGTAGTTCCAAGATATAAAAATGATGATGATGGGAAATTACTAATTAACTTTTCATGGATTGAGTTTGAAAAAAATCAATTAATACATGTTTCGCATCGATGGTATTCAGAGTCTGGTGAGATTTGTGAAGAAAATAAATTTCTTTAGAATAAGATATTTTTGACCATATTTTAAGTATTATTCGGCTTTTCATATCTTGAAAATAATGTTTGAGACAAGATATAACCCGCAATTCCTGCGGCTGTAAAAGCTAAACTATTTTTAAATAAAGGTAATAAATCATTTGTTCTGGATATGATCGGTGCCAAACCAAAAATTCCAAATAACATTCCCCATAAAGGGGAAAGAAGAGCCAAAAAACCAATCGATATGACTTGACCTTCTTTTCTTGGGGCAGAAGCAAAACCTGCCACTAAACCTCCAAGAATAGATGTACATAAAGTCCATATATATTGTTCTTTGGGTAGGCCAGGGACAACTTGACACCCTCCTCTCTCAAGGCAAATCTTTACTGAATTAATTGCATCTAGTACTGCGCCATCCTCACCGTGATCTTTTACATAATATTGATTGCCAAATCTTGTTTGAAGTTCAACCCAAAATAACCTTGGCATAAAATTAAAATAAGCCTCTCCGACATTAAAGTTCAATAAATTTCCTCCTCTAGGATCTGCGACTATCAATAAACTTGTCTCATCTAAATCCCAATAGTCCTTTATTGCACTGCCAGGGGAGCTCTCAAACTGAGATAAATATTTAATTTTCCACCCACTTTCAATTTCAAGATTATTGAGCTTGTTTTCTAAAGATTTTTTCTGATTAGGGCTTAATGTTTTAGCTAAATCAATTACTGGTGTTTTTTCTTCTGGCAAGAGATTGGGATTATTTATAGCGAAAACGGGTTTATGTGAAATTAAAACTAATATAGATAGAAATATTCCCAATAAATAGTTAATCTTTGAAGGCATAAATAAGTTTTGTTTCTTTATATTTTCGCCGATGAATAGCTTACCCGCGAATAATCCAGATTGGTTAGTAAAAAAAATAATAAAAATGGGTGGGACCATAAGTTTTTATGACTATATGAATTTTGTTTTAAATGATCCTTCTAATGGTTATTACGGTAGCGGCAAAGCTGAGTTGGGTGTTCGAGGGGATTTTGTCACATCACCATCTTTATCTGATGATTTTTCTTTTTTGGTTGGTAAACAAATAGAAGATTGGTTAAATCAGTTCAAAAGTAGTTTTTTATCTAATCACAAATTAGTTGTAATTGAATTTGGAGCTGGAGATGGAACCTTTATGAGTGGATTAATTAAATATTTTTTAGAAAGCAGCAAGAATTTTTTGGAAGGGGTTTCATTTGTAATTATTGAACCTAATGAAGGGATGGCAGAAAAACAAAAAAATAAATTGGAGGAATTTTTAAACTTAGGCATTGATATTTTATGGAAACGTTTGGAAGAATTAGAGGAAAATAATATCAATGGAATAGTTATAGCGAATGAGGTTTTGGACGCTTTGCCGGTAGAGAGAATAATCTTTTCAAAAGGAAAATTACTTCGACAAGCTGTATCTATAGACAAAAAATCTGATAAATTATTTCTTGATGAAATGCCAATTACAATTGAATTGGGAAAAAGTATCGAACTTGCTAAAAGTGAGTTGGGAATCTCTATTCCGCCTGAAGATGCTCTTGAAGGATGGACGACAGAATGGCATATAGATAATTCAAAATGGTTAAAAGCTATTTATGGAAAAATTAATAATGGTATTTTATTGATAATTGATTACGCTAAAGAAGCTAAAAAATACTACAACTCTAAGAATTCTGATGGGACGATAGTTTCATATGAAAATCAAAAAATGATTAATAATGTCCTAAATTCACCTGGGAATTGCGATTTAACATCTCATTTGTGTATAGAAACTTTAATTAATGGCGCTGAGACTCTTGGATTTAATACTGTTGGAATCGCTAAACAAGGAGAAGCTTTGTTGGCACTTGGATTAGCAGAGAGACTTTATGGAATTCAGAAGGAGTTTAAGGAGGATTTATCAAATGCTCTTTTAAGAAGAGAGGCATTACTTAGACTCGTTGATCCTGTATGTTTAGGTGATTTTAAGTGGTTTGTTTTTAATAAGTTTAAGGGTACGGAAATGAATATAAATTCAATCTGTTTGCGTTAAGAAAAGAATTTTAAAAATAATGAATCCTCTACGTCATCATATATATCTACTGCGCCAATTTCTTTCGGTAATATAAATCTCATTTTGCCATTACGAACTTTTTTATCGCCCATAAGTATTGTAAGAACATCTTCTTTGTTTATTTTGGGGATCTTGGTAGGAAGATCGTAACTCTTCAAAAGATTCTTCTGCCTTTCTAATTCTTCTTTAGACCATAACCCTTTCGAAATTGCTATTTCCCCCGCAATATTCATACCAATTGATATTGCCTCACCATGTAGAAATTTGCCGTATCCACATAAATTTTCAATAACGTGACCAAAAGAATGGCCATAATTCAATATTGCTCTAACACCATTTTCATGTTCGTCTTCAGAAACAATATGAGACTTTGTTTTTATTGAACTATTAATTATTTTAATTAGATAATCATTCTTGAGATTTATAAGTTCATTCTTGTTTTTTTCGATTTCTAAGTATTCGAAAAGTTCTTTATCTCTTATTACTCCGTATTTTATTACTTCGGCCATGCCTGCATTGAATTCTCTTTTGGGCAAACTTTTTAGAGTTTCCGGATCAATAAAAACTGCTTTTGGTTGATTGAAAGCTCCAATTAAATTCTTACCTTTTGGATGATTCACTCCTGTTTTTCCTCCTACAGATGAATCAACCATTGATAATAATGTTGTTGGAATCTGAATATATTCGATACCTCTAAGCCAAGTAGCTGATGCGAAACCACTTACATCTCCAACAATTCCTCCTCCAAGGGCAATAATTATTGAATTTCTGTCTAAGCCAAATTCAAATGCAACATCATATATTTCACTTAAGGTTTTTAAGTTTTTATATGATTCTCCAGCCTTGATAAGGAACATTTTGGCCTGAAATTGATTATCTTTTAAATTATTTAAGAATTTTTCTCCATACAAATTTGATATTTCTTCATTTGAAATCACAAGTATTTTTCTATTCTTTGTTATTCCAATTCTTAAAAGTTCTTCGCTGATATTATTCAGTATCCCTGCTTCTATTGTTACCTCGTATGACTTATCACCTAATGGGACTAATATTTTTCTCTTATTCACAATTGATTACCCAGTTAAAATTTAAAAATATTTGGTATTAAATACTTTATATATTAGCAAAATCTAAGCTCTAGATACTTAAAAATTCAGTTGTTAAGAATTAGAAATGGTAATAAAATCATTCTATGAGTTTTAAAAAAAATATAAACGATATTAAGAAAAATTATTCCCTAGGAATAATTGGAGGTGGCCAACTGGCTTTGATGTTAACCGAAGCAGCAAAAAAAAGAAATTTAGAAGTATGTGTGCAAACAAAATCTTGTGATGATCCTGCTGGATTAAAAGCAGATCATGTCATAGAAGCTGATCCCTTAAAGATAAGAGGCAATAAATCATTAATTAATGAATGTGAAAAAATAATTTTTGAAAATGAATGGATAAAAATTGATAAATTAAATTTAATCGATAATAAAGATATTTTTGTTCCAAGCCTTAATGCAATTAAGCCATTAGTAGATAGGTTTTCTCAAAAAAAATTAATAGATAGAATGAATATCCCCTGTCCAAAATGGATAAGTATTGAAGATTTTAAAAATCTCTCAGATGAGGAAGTCAGTAGTTGGACCTTCCCTCTAATGGCAAAATCAAATAAAGGTGGATATGACGGTAAAGGGAACAGAAAAATAAATACAAAAGAAGATTTAGATTCTTTTTTAACAGAGAATAATTCTGATGAATGGTTAATAGAAGAATGGATAGAGTATGAAAAAGAACTTGCTCTTGTTGGTTCGAGAGACAGGACCGGTAAGATAAGATTTTTCCCAATCGTTGAGACATTCCAATTAAACCATGTCTGTGATTGGGTTCTTGCTCCTGGAATAAATGAATATGATTTGAACTTATTTGCAATAAATATTTTCTCTTCAATAGTTAATGAACTTAATTACGTTGGAGTTTTAGCTATTGAATTCTTCTATGGAGATAATGGTCTTTTAATTAATGAAATAGCTCCTAGAACACATAACTCAGCACATTTCTCTATTGAGGCTTGTACTTCAAGTCAGTTTGATCAATATGTTTGCATTTCTTCTGGGATAATGCCACCGGAAATCAAAATGAACTGTGAAGGGGCGATTATGATAAACCTATTGGGATTAAAAAAGAATTTCCCGATTTCAATGGAAACGAGAGTCAAAATGTTATCTGAAATTGAGGGTTCTAATATTCATTGTTATGGCAAATCTCGCGAAATTCTGGGAAGAAAAATGGCTCACATCACATTTTTATTAAATGGTAAAACGCATATAGAAAGATATGATGAAGCTCAAGTTTTATTAACTATGGTAAGAGACATTTGGCCATCTCCAAATGCATAAAAAAATAAGTTAAAGTTAGAATACTGGATCTTTGGTCAAGTTCTTCTTTATGTGCTCTGATCTGACTCTCTTTCGACATGAGGAGACTGTCGTGGTGCGGTAGTAAACCGATCTTGTAATCGGAAACGAAAGCCCACTTTGAATCCTCTTCTGGCATTTCCAGGTCGATGCAGCAGAGAACTGACGGGGATCCGGTGTTACCTATCAAAATGCTTGTTATAAAAGGCTTTTGGTAGGTATTTTATTTTTTAGGAATAGCTGAGCTGTTTTCACTCTCTATCAGCGTAAATTATTTGTTGCCAAAACACTTGACGATTCATTTCTAATGTATTTATATTAATAGTACATATGTATTAGCAAGAAATGACTTTAGGAGGAGCTAATGTTTGGACTAATTTTTCTTACGGTTATCGTAATGAGTCCCCAAATGGTTGGTTGCTTAGCCCAGACCGCAGCAGATTAATTTTATTCGTGAGGAATAAAAAATCCCCAAGAAATAGTATGAGAATTTTTGCTCATACATATTATGCAAATGATCTTGGTGAGCCAATTGCAATTAAATCATCCACTCAAATGTATTTGGATAATGCTTGGGATAAATGGCATGACCTTCAATTAGAAGGCTGGACTTTTGAAGAACTTGAATTACCTGAATCACTATGACTAACTTAAATCCAATCAAAAAGAAACTATCAAAAGCAGATAGAAAGATATCTATACAAGACCCATCAAAATTATTAGCAGAATTTTTTAATGGTGTTGTTATTGAACTTGATGAAGAATACAAATATGACTCATAAAGAATTGATAGATCAAGTTTCCGCAAATTTATTTAAGCAAAGTGGAAAGTTAGAAAGCAGAAGATCTTGGTTGGCAATGAGAAATTATCTCGAGCAATTAGACAGCGAACAACTTAAATCCATGCTTGAGGACCGCGGATGATTTAAAAACTTTATTTAGTTTTAATTTTTTTGTTAATTCTTAGAAAACCATAAGTTCCAAAACCAACCAAAAACATGTCCAGGTAAATATGCCAAGTAGGAAAAATCTGATGTATTAATTCCATTAACTTTTTATAGCAACCTGCCAATAAGGATAATCTAAATTTGATTTTTCTCTAATTAATTGTAATTTTCTAGAATTTATTTTTACTACTATTCCATCTGTAGGATATTTACTAAAAAGCTTCCCTTCCAGCCATTGTTTTCTAAATATTTCAACTTGGCTCGTAAAGTTGCATGAAATATCTTGAGGGATTGTGAAGCCTAGCTTAGAAAGACTCTTTTTGGACTCATATTGGTTAAGTGTTGAATTAAGTATTTGAAATGCGCAGAAGCTAAGACTTTCAGAAAATCCTTCTTTAGCTCTTAGAAATCCAGAAGAGATTCTCTGTGAGATATTTGGACTTTGGTTGGGTGCATATAATTCACCTCTAACTTGAAGAACTCCTCGTAAAGGGAGATCATTGGGAATGCCCTGGACATTAATAATTTTACTAGTA
This window contains:
- a CDS encoding S41 family peptidase → MKIRKLLKKKFIILFATTFSGLFLNNFAEATVLNNSYKEVIDHVWQIVYRDFLDSSGKFQKSNWINLRKEVLSKTYLDSSEAYDAIRDMLSNLDDSYTRFLEPKELNQMRIDTSGELTGVGIQIVKDEESDDLIIISPIEGTPAFDAGIKAKDKILSIDDISTEGMNIEEAVKLIRGQKGTKVKLEILRGSRSFFKILSREKIEIKSVSSKVNQTKNGLLIGYVRIKQFNANASKETRDAIKDLETKKVSGYVLDLRSNPGGLLESSIDISRHFINEGVIVSTVSKDGLKETKRGNGQALTKKPLIVLVNEGSASASEIVSGAIKDNKRGKLVGKKTFGKGLVQSMRTLVDGSGLTVTVAKYLTPNGTDINKFGIIPDIEVKMNINPILQREIGTRKDKQYRAGEKELINIINRKKKISEFKPNTKNLNAFLKINNKGQVFAFN
- the nadA gene encoding quinolinate synthase NadA; the encoded protein is MTSTAKQKSVQNEEDLISEIKELCKKANAIILAHYYQAPEIQEIADFIGDSLDLSRKAANNDADIIIFCGVHFMAETAKILSPNKTVLLPDIEAGCSLADDCPSDKFQKFREENPDHYVVSYINCTAEVKAQSDLICTSSNAVSLVKKIPEDKKIIFAPDQNLGRWVQKNSGRDLKLWPGSCIVHESFSEEALLKLKYQNPGSKVIAHPECSQNLLILSDFIGSTSKLLDFVSKDPSKTYMVLTEPGIIHQMKKKEPNKIFIEVPDIEGCKCNECPYMKLNTLEKILDCLKNNSPSIELDPEIIRKAYVPIKRMLDMSN
- a CDS encoding TIGR04168 family protein, whose protein sequence is MRVLSIIKPNIVLFVGDISDGSVKIIKKINEIKIPTFVILGNHDRGKDSTGETLSKQIRVLGGKYCAWDLKVFNNQINLLSARPCSSGGGYYLSKEVKGVYGPVTEQDSINKIIKCSENTVEDIPLIIMSHAGPSGLGSEPKSICGKDWKLPSLDWGDRDLSVAISQIQKRRKIDLVIFGHMHNRLKRNLGLREMFKIDSKGTIYFNTAVVPRYKNDDDGKLLINFSWIEFEKNQLIHVSHRWYSESGEICEENKFL
- a CDS encoding TPM domain-containing protein, which codes for MPSKINYLLGIFLSILVLISHKPVFAINNPNLLPEEKTPVIDLAKTLSPNQKKSLENKLNNLEIESGWKIKYLSQFESSPGSAIKDYWDLDETSLLIVADPRGGNLLNFNVGEAYFNFMPRLFWVELQTRFGNQYYVKDHGEDGAVLDAINSVKICLERGGCQVVPGLPKEQYIWTLCTSILGGLVAGFASAPRKEGQVISIGFLALLSPLWGMLFGIFGLAPIISRTNDLLPLFKNSLAFTAAGIAGYILSQTLFSRYEKPNNT
- a CDS encoding SAM-dependent methyltransferase, whose product is MNSLPANNPDWLVKKIIKMGGTISFYDYMNFVLNDPSNGYYGSGKAELGVRGDFVTSPSLSDDFSFLVGKQIEDWLNQFKSSFLSNHKLVVIEFGAGDGTFMSGLIKYFLESSKNFLEGVSFVIIEPNEGMAEKQKNKLEEFLNLGIDILWKRLEELEENNINGIVIANEVLDALPVERIIFSKGKLLRQAVSIDKKSDKLFLDEMPITIELGKSIELAKSELGISIPPEDALEGWTTEWHIDNSKWLKAIYGKINNGILLIIDYAKEAKKYYNSKNSDGTIVSYENQKMINNVLNSPGNCDLTSHLCIETLINGAETLGFNTVGIAKQGEALLALGLAERLYGIQKEFKEDLSNALLRREALLRLVDPVCLGDFKWFVFNKFKGTEMNINSICLR
- the aroB gene encoding 3-dehydroquinate synthase; this translates as MNKRKILVPLGDKSYEVTIEAGILNNISEELLRIGITKNRKILVISNEEISNLYGEKFLNNLKDNQFQAKMFLIKAGESYKNLKTLSEIYDVAFEFGLDRNSIIIALGGGIVGDVSGFASATWLRGIEYIQIPTTLLSMVDSSVGGKTGVNHPKGKNLIGAFNQPKAVFIDPETLKSLPKREFNAGMAEVIKYGVIRDKELFEYLEIEKNKNELINLKNDYLIKIINSSIKTKSHIVSEDEHENGVRAILNYGHSFGHVIENLCGYGKFLHGEAISIGMNIAGEIAISKGLWSKEELERQKNLLKSYDLPTKIPKINKEDVLTILMGDKKVRNGKMRFILPKEIGAVDIYDDVEDSLFLKFFS
- a CDS encoding 5-(carboxyamino)imidazole ribonucleotide synthase → MSFKKNINDIKKNYSLGIIGGGQLALMLTEAAKKRNLEVCVQTKSCDDPAGLKADHVIEADPLKIRGNKSLINECEKIIFENEWIKIDKLNLIDNKDIFVPSLNAIKPLVDRFSQKKLIDRMNIPCPKWISIEDFKNLSDEEVSSWTFPLMAKSNKGGYDGKGNRKINTKEDLDSFLTENNSDEWLIEEWIEYEKELALVGSRDRTGKIRFFPIVETFQLNHVCDWVLAPGINEYDLNLFAINIFSSIVNELNYVGVLAIEFFYGDNGLLINEIAPRTHNSAHFSIEACTSSQFDQYVCISSGIMPPEIKMNCEGAIMINLLGLKKNFPISMETRVKMLSEIEGSNIHCYGKSREILGRKMAHITFLLNGKTHIERYDEAQVLLTMVRDIWPSPNA
- a CDS encoding DUF1651 domain-containing protein, translating into MTLGGANVWTNFSYGYRNESPNGWLLSPDRSRLILFVRNKKSPRNSMRIFAHTYYANDLGEPIAIKSSTQMYLDNAWDKWHDLQLEGWTFEELELPESL
- a CDS encoding NAD-dependent DNA ligase, translating into MKTYLEERIEWYDYNYRNGNALISDKQFDQLEKNLLRINPNCDYFKKKNKLVLPSLVKDSIDEFLKGLLVDTRLLIEPKIDGCAIALQYRNGTLEKAISREGTDVTSKIINVQGIPNDLPLRGVLQVRGELYAPNQSPNISQRISSGFLRAKEGFSESLSFCAFQILNSTLNQYESKKSLSKLGFTIPQDISCNFTSQVEIFRKQWLEGKLFSKYPTDGIVVKINSRKLQLIREKSNLDYPYWQVAIKS